The following nucleotide sequence is from Streptomyces pactum.
GGCGTCAGACGGGAGAGGGGCATCACGGTTGCCGGGCGGCCGGTCACCGGTGGCCCGGCGGTGCGACCGGTGTCCCGTCCGGGCGGGCCGACCGGTACCCGCCCGGGCGGGCTGATCGCGGGTGCGCGGACGCGGTGATCGCGGGGGCCCGGGCGCGGTGATCGCGGGTGCCCGGGCGGGCTGATCGCGGGTGCGCGGACGCGGTGATCGCGGACGCGCGGGCGCGTGGGCGGGCGGACCCTGGCGTCCGGCCGGGCCCCGTCCGGTGCGATGATGGCGCAGCCATGTCTGTCCTTCCGCCGCCCGGCCGCCGCACCGCGGGGAGCACCGTGCCCCCGGGGCCGGTCCTGCGTGCGGGTACGGATCTCCGGCTGCTGCGGGCCGCCCTGTTCACCACGGTGTGTGTGCTGCTCTCGGCCGCCGGACACGGTCTGGCCTCCTGCGCCCCGGTGCCGCTGTGGACGCTGGGCGCCGGCGGGGTGGCGGTCTTCGTGGTCGTCATGGCCTCGGCCGGACGGGAGCGCTCGCTGCCCGCGATCGCCGCGGGGCTGGCGCTGGGACAGCTAGGGCTGCACGCCCTGTTCAGCCTGGGCCAGCACGGCACGGCCACCACCGGGCGGATCGTCGCCGGGGCGGACGGCCGGGTGGTCGCGCTCGCCGAGAAGATGGTCTGCAACTCGGGCCCCGGCGGACTGAGCTACCCCGAGGCGCTGCGGATCGTACGGACCGCCGGCATCGACCCGGCCACCAACCCCGCCCTCGTCGCGCACGGCGGCACCGGCGGGGCGGCCGGCGGCGCCATGGACGGGCCGGCCTGGTTCGGGCGGGCCCTCGCCACCCCGCACTCCTCCTGGCCGGGCTCGCTGCTGCCGTCGCCCGCGATGCTCCTCGCCCATCTGTTCGCCGCCCTGGTCGCCGGCTGGCTGCTGCGGCGCGGTGAGGCCGCGCTCTGGCGGCTGGTACGGCTCTCCCTGGAGGGCGTGTGCGTACGGCCGCTGCGGGCGGCGCTGCGCCTGGTCCGCCTGCTGTACGCGGGACTGACGACCCGGACGGCGACCGCCCCCGGGCCGGTACGGCGACGTGACGCACCGGACGGGCCCGCGCCCGGTGCGCTGGTGCTCCAGCACAGTGTGATCCGGCGGGGTCCGCCGCGGTACGCCCTGGCGGCCTGACCGGCACGGCATCCACCGCCGTCCCGCCCCCCTCCCTCCCCTCTCCACTCCTGCCCCGCCACCCGCCGTTCCCCGCCGCCCGCACCGCGTGCGACGGTCCGGGCGAGCGCCGTCGGCGCCCCCGCGCGCCCCGGCGTACGTCCGTCGGGACGACGTACCCGGCGGTGGCGGAACCGGACGCGACGTACCGCTCCGGGCCCGGCACGGCGCGGCGCCACCGCGCGCGGCGCGCGCCACCAGGGCCGCGAGCGGCTCGGTACGCGGACCACGGCCGGCGGGGGTGAGCGGAGCACCGGGGCGGGGGCGTACGGAGCCGGGCGACGGGAGGGCCGTCGGCCGCGGCCGATGCCGGGCGGCGCCGCCCGCCGGAAGGCCGCCGCCATCCGCCGCGCGCACCCGCATCCCGGTGCGCCGCCCCCGTACGCCACATCCGTCACGTCCCACTCAGGAGTCATGCCGTGAACGCCATGCGTCTGCGCCGTCTCGCCGTCGTCGGCACCCTCGCCGCCGGTACCGTCGCCCTGTTCGCCACCCCCGCCCTCGCCCACGTCGGCGTGCAGCCCGGACAGGCCGAGAAGGGCGGCTACAGCGTCGTCACCTTCAAGGTGCCCAACGAACGGGACGACGCCTCGACGGTCAAGCTGGAGGTCACCGTCCCCACCGACCACCCGCTCGCCTCGGTGATGCCGCAGCCGGTCCCGGGATGGGACGTGAAGGTGACCAGGACCAAGCTCGACACCCCCCTCGAAGTCCACGGCAAGAAGATCAACGAAGCCGTCAGCAAGGTCACCTGGACCGCCGACGGCAAGGGCATCGAGCCGGGCACCTTCCAGCAGTTCCCGGTCTCCATGGGACAGCTGCCCGAGGACGCCGACC
It contains:
- a CDS encoding YcnI family copper-binding membrane protein — protein: MRLRRLAVVGTLAAGTVALFATPALAHVGVQPGQAEKGGYSVVTFKVPNERDDASTVKLEVTVPTDHPLASVMPQPVPGWDVKVTRTKLDTPLEVHGKKINEAVSKVTWTADGKGIEPGTFQQFPVSMGQLPEDADQLVFKALQTYDNKEVVRWIEEPKEGAPEPESPAPVLKLVEPAEGSDHHGSDAAKGEDAGRDKDDDAGKAEESADGGDEDGTDTTARVLGIAGIVIGAAGTAFGALALRRRSA